In the Caenorhabditis elegans chromosome X genome, one interval contains:
- the F43C9.2 gene encoding EF-hand domain-containing protein (Confirmed by transcript evidence) has translation MTAIASPVNHDIICQRYVLDDLQLSETFDLLDVDKDGRLSRNEIAALLRTINVEPTRVELDFIFGEMDTDKTGKISKEEFVNYMKSPPIHRTTLRELEVQFRKFDSDGDGAITEDEMAEILRRTADLGDRAAISDMFKATDLNGDGKITFFEFVKMMQE, from the exons ATGACTGCTATTGCTAGCCCAGTAAATCATGATATTATTTGCCAGAGATATGTGCTAGACGATTTAC aactctcAGAGACTTTTGACCTTTTGGATGTTGACAAAGATGGGCGGCTTTCGCGGAATGAAATCGCTGCTCTTCTGAGAACTATCAATGTGGAGCCAACTCGCGTGGAGTTGGACttcatttttggagaaatggATACAGATA aaaccgGAAAAATCAGCAAAGAAGAGTTCGTCAACTACATGAAGTCTCCTCCAATTCACAGAACCACTCTCCGCGAACTCGAAGTCCAGTTCCGCAAGTTTGATTCAGATGGTGACGGAGCTATCACTGAAG ACGAGATGGCCGAAATTCTACGAAGAACCGCTGATCTAGGGGATCGCGCAGCTATCAGCGACATGTTCAAGGCGACTGATTTGAATGGGGATGGTAAAATTACCTTCTTCGAGTTTGTGAAAATGATGCAAGAATAG
- the F43C9.2 gene encoding EF-hand domain-containing protein (Confirmed by transcript evidence) produces the protein MTSLTPDQLSETFDLLDVDKDGRLSRNEIAALLRTINVEPTRVELDFIFGEMDTDKTGKISKEEFVNYMKSPPIHRTTLRELEVQFRKFDSDGDGAITEDEMAEILRRTADLGDRAAISDMFKATDLNGDGKITFFEFVKMMQE, from the exons aactctcAGAGACTTTTGACCTTTTGGATGTTGACAAAGATGGGCGGCTTTCGCGGAATGAAATCGCTGCTCTTCTGAGAACTATCAATGTGGAGCCAACTCGCGTGGAGTTGGACttcatttttggagaaatggATACAGATA aaaccgGAAAAATCAGCAAAGAAGAGTTCGTCAACTACATGAAGTCTCCTCCAATTCACAGAACCACTCTCCGCGAACTCGAAGTCCAGTTCCGCAAGTTTGATTCAGATGGTGACGGAGCTATCACTGAAG ACGAGATGGCCGAAATTCTACGAAGAACCGCTGATCTAGGGGATCGCGCAGCTATCAGCGACATGTTCAAGGCGACTGATTTGAATGGGGATGGTAAAATTACCTTCTTCGAGTTTGTGAAAATGATGCAAGAATAG
- the F43C9.1 gene encoding F-box domain-containing protein (Confirmed by transcript evidence) yields MSMHQLPSEMLRSVFQNVNSQDIPKLRSVCQMFNSVIKENYCYLPRVAYLVKIYSVNGEIMIANMKSGDINGSTQNLFDFDFNHWREIGIVELEFEIINECDSIKVAKAFTLILREMIRTRQSQLRKMVFTNVRLSADVATEVKQLFDIALYQCENVTVENSNLPISFHSDSLKSAKFDHFRWISSTGSKTLPSDIILRKLQNDMKNAVNKRSFLAEMDSVSVEAACDFVEEWLRLPVASFFNLSFHNCDETWKTRFLEECERRHLTHNYMEFQSRTHTNSHVKISFSQDASTCCIWPVFDVPARTTGQSVCYARYFRDF; encoded by the exons ATGTCGATGCATCAACTTCCTTCCGAAATGCTTagatcagtttttcaaaatgtcaattCTCAAGACATTCCGAAGCTTCGAAGTGTGTGCCAAATG ttcaacagTGTCATCAAAGAGAACTACTGCTACCTGCCACGAGTTGCATACCTTGTCAAAATCTACTCGGTGAACGGAGAAATTATGATCGCGAACATGAAGTCCGGAGATATCAACGGAAGCACACAG AATCTGTTTGATTTCGATTTCAATCACTGGAGGGAAATCGGAATTGTTGAGCTGGAGTTTGAGATCATCAATGAGTGTGATTCCATAAAAGTAGCAAAAGCGTTCACATTGATTCTACGTGAAATGATCAGAACTAGACAGTCACAATTAAG aaaaatggttttcacAAATGTCCGATTATCTGCCGATGTAGCCACAGAAGTCAAGCAACTTTTTGACATTGCGCTCTACCAATGCGAG aatgtaaCTGTGGAAAACTCGAATCTCCCAATCTCCTTCCACTCAGACAGTTTGAAATCTGCAAAGTTCGATCACTTCCGCTGGATTTCCTCTACTGGATCAAAAACTCTTCCCTCTGATATTATCCTCCGAAAGCTGCAAAATGACATGAAAAATGCAGTCAACAAGCGTTCGTTTTTGGCTGAAATGGACTCTGTCAGTGTTGAAGCTGCTTGCGATTTTGTTGAG GAATGGCTTCGTTTGCCCGTTGCGTCATTCTTCAATCTGTCGTTCCACAATTGCGATGAGACCTGGAAAACACGATTCTTGGAGGAATGTGAACGGCGCCATTTGACACATAACTATATGGAATTTCAGTCGAGAACGCACACGAATTCACACGTGAAAATCAGCTTCTCACAG GACGCTAGTACGTGCTGCATTTGGCCAGTTTTTGACGTCCCTGCTCGCACCACGGGACAATCAGTTTGTTATGCCCGTTATTTCCGTGATTTCTAG
- the mig-13 gene encoding Abnormal cell migration protein 13 (Confirmed by transcript evidence) has protein sequence MICIIFLSDSITSTCFYSGFFDGLDSRNECKARLDRRLTGFSGLLYSHSKYGQEPYNTSRNCVLMLVAPIGYSIRVRALQFDVASTENARTCEKDTLHVFDHETTLDPESYAPARIDDITSPGPIIGQFCGHFENRILNTSSHNALTLWWHSNPNGSNSKGFKLHWGSFRVSKTGNCVTGEFSCGNGECIPIESACDRFADCSNGEDLIHSRQMAANCQNIELDPLTTVSGVFVLLFSATIILSLCGFIMFVCCLCKCLKSTIPIKGASSHTTTTTATDYKPDPPQFYPPSPPKMPPPSAASSYTPRLHHHFEGPLVPSETSAFHSSNRMQNHYSVNSDINGDYTYVRNDVHRNLL, from the exons ATGATatgtattatttttctcaGTGATAGCATTACTAGtacatgtttttattcagGTTTCTTTGACGGTTTGGACAGTAGGAATGAGTGTAAAGCAAGACTTGACAGACGGCTCACTGGGTTTTCGGGACTTCTTTATTCTCATTCCAAATACGGCCAAGAACCGTATAACACAAGTAGAAACTGCGTTCTTATGCTAGTTGCCCCGATTGGATATAGCATTCGCGTGAGGGCATTGCAATTCGATGTCGCCAGCACCGAAAACGCGAGAACTTGTGAAAAGGACACTTTGCACGTCTTTGAT CATGAAACGACACTCGATCCGGAAAGCTATGCACCTGCTCGCATCGATGACATCACATCGCCAGGTCCGATAATCG GACAATTTTGTGGACACTTTGAAAATCGCATTTTGAATACAAGCTCACATAACGCACTGACACTTTGGTGGCACTCAAATCCCAATGGCTCAAATTCGAAAGGATTCAAGTTGCACTGGGGTAGCTTTCGGGTTTCTAAAACCG GTAACTGCGTAACCGGGGAATTCTCATGCGGCAACGGAGAATGCATTCCCATCGAATCCGCGTGTGATCGGTTCGCCGACTGCTCAAACGGCGAAGACCTAATCCACTCTCGTCAGATGGCCGCCAATTGTCAGA ATATCGAGCTGGACCCATTGACAACTGTCAGCGGTGTTTTCGTATTGTTGTTCTCGGCGACGATAATCCTGTCACTCTGCGGGTTCATCATGTTTGTCTGTTGTTTGTGCAAGTGTCTCAAGAGTACCATCCCTATTAAAG gTGCTTCATCTCACACTACAACTACCACTGCCACGGACTATAAGCCTGATCCACCGCAGTTTTATCCACCATCTCCTCCAAAAATGCCGCCGCCGTCAGCAGCTAGTAGTTACACTCCGAGGTTGCACCATCATTT cgagGGTCCACTGGTGCCAAGCGAGACGAGCGCATTCCACTCGAGCAACAGAATGCAAAATCACTACAGTGTGAACAGCGACATCAATGGAGATTACACCTATGTTCGGAATGATGTACATCGTAATCTACTCTAA
- the mig-13 gene encoding Abnormal cell migration protein 13 (Confirmed by transcript evidence) codes for MTKLLIALILFSICWKPYSAEPIASFFDGLDSRNECKARLDRRLTGFSGLLYSHSKYGQEPYNTSRNCVLMLVAPIGYSIRVRALQFDVASTENARTCEKDTLHVFDHETTLDPESYAPARIDDITSPGPIIGQFCGHFENRILNTSSHNALTLWWHSNPNGSNSKGFKLHWGSFRVSKTGNCVTGEFSCGNGECIPIESACDRFADCSNGEDLIHSRQMAANCQNIELDPLTTVSGVFVLLFSATIILSLCGFIMFVCCLCKCLKSTIPIKGASSHTTTTTATDYKPDPPQFYPPSPPKMPPPSAASSYTPRLHHHFEGPLVPSETSAFHSSNRMQNHYSVNSDINGDYTYVRNDVHRNLL; via the exons ATGACTAAACTACTCATAGCTCTCATCCTATTCTCAATATGCTGGAAGCCCTACTCCGCTGAACCCATTGCCA GTTTCTTTGACGGTTTGGACAGTAGGAATGAGTGTAAAGCAAGACTTGACAGACGGCTCACTGGGTTTTCGGGACTTCTTTATTCTCATTCCAAATACGGCCAAGAACCGTATAACACAAGTAGAAACTGCGTTCTTATGCTAGTTGCCCCGATTGGATATAGCATTCGCGTGAGGGCATTGCAATTCGATGTCGCCAGCACCGAAAACGCGAGAACTTGTGAAAAGGACACTTTGCACGTCTTTGAT CATGAAACGACACTCGATCCGGAAAGCTATGCACCTGCTCGCATCGATGACATCACATCGCCAGGTCCGATAATCG GACAATTTTGTGGACACTTTGAAAATCGCATTTTGAATACAAGCTCACATAACGCACTGACACTTTGGTGGCACTCAAATCCCAATGGCTCAAATTCGAAAGGATTCAAGTTGCACTGGGGTAGCTTTCGGGTTTCTAAAACCG GTAACTGCGTAACCGGGGAATTCTCATGCGGCAACGGAGAATGCATTCCCATCGAATCCGCGTGTGATCGGTTCGCCGACTGCTCAAACGGCGAAGACCTAATCCACTCTCGTCAGATGGCCGCCAATTGTCAGA ATATCGAGCTGGACCCATTGACAACTGTCAGCGGTGTTTTCGTATTGTTGTTCTCGGCGACGATAATCCTGTCACTCTGCGGGTTCATCATGTTTGTCTGTTGTTTGTGCAAGTGTCTCAAGAGTACCATCCCTATTAAAG gTGCTTCATCTCACACTACAACTACCACTGCCACGGACTATAAGCCTGATCCACCGCAGTTTTATCCACCATCTCCTCCAAAAATGCCGCCGCCGTCAGCAGCTAGTAGTTACACTCCGAGGTTGCACCATCATTT cgagGGTCCACTGGTGCCAAGCGAGACGAGCGCATTCCACTCGAGCAACAGAATGCAAAATCACTACAGTGTGAACAGCGACATCAATGGAGATTACACCTATGTTCGGAATGATGTACATCGTAATCTACTCTAA